From Anomalospiza imberbis isolate Cuckoo-Finch-1a 21T00152 chromosome 6, ASM3175350v1, whole genome shotgun sequence, one genomic window encodes:
- the LOC137475182 gene encoding inositol 1,4,5-trisphosphate receptor-interacting protein-like 1 has protein sequence MVIILLFWLVQCIRHYINVYLAEDLNQQRTQVLQELAHRTVEQSVGSWEAVLWTAVQQCLFWALAGALVVLLALCWWLRKGICEMDNRRDSESEESEEENPAEINMIWIFSRRFQLSVPKLASRRQVVQELLSDLLQVYSKLFSDSFFPALEPIIGVGSACEGWSPHKEEDVVYCMFVPLKPPRGHAFHLEPDSTGEMPQTSMRIRVELVCTCTGEQPDQNMLCFLHHSEEELKRNQVASLLHTLCTGPYLDGEKIALWFQTSVISAWSVVPQSCHYSMKVLPSCRSCKMKLMKASGRSLFVETVFSVQQGDSDIFLSTQPTEAQLPPSTTWLESYAVAEAKFFRQVAMQAPPRSCHLKCLRLCARLLKGSGLSIYALKTTVMHLLTLIPLSEWQHKYLLMRVDDIMRYLRCCLEEKCLKHFFFDNEDMPKEIFLPPAFQEAQPLNLFLAQDPAAQTEALKEFDDLQYHLYFGF, from the coding sequence ATGGTCATAATATTGCTCTTCTGGCTTGTGCAATGCATCCGTCATTACATAAATGTGTACCTGGCTGAGGACCTCAACCAGCAGAGGACTCAGGTGCTGCAGGAGTTGGCCCACCGGACCGTGGAGCAGAGTGTCGGGTCCTGGGAAGCCGTGCTCTGGACTGCTGTGCAGCAATGCCTGTTCTGGGCCCTTGCTGGAGCCCTGGTGGTGCTATTGGCACTCTGTTGGTGGCTCAGGAAAGGGATCTGTGAGATGGACAACAGAAGGGACTCAGAGAGTGAAGAAAGTGAGGAAGAAAATCCTGCTGAGATTAATATGATCTGGATCTTTTCAAGACGCTTCCAGTTGTCGGTGCCGAAGCTGGCTTCTAGGAGACAGGtggtgcaggagctgctgagtgACCTTCTCCAAGTCTACAGTAAGCTCTTTTCAGACAGCTTCTTCCCAGCGCTGGAACCAATCAttggggtgggcagtgcctgtGAAGGATGGAGTCCCCATAAAGAGGAGGATGTTGTCTACTGCATGTTTGTGCCCCTGAAGCCACCCCGTGGGCATGCCTTCCACCTGGAACCAGACTCCACGGGGGAGATGCCACAAACGAGCATGCGCATCCGCGTGGAGCTGGTGTGCACCTGCACCGGGGAGCAGCCTGACCAGAACATGCTGTGCTTCCTCCACCACTCTGAGGAGGAGTTGAAGAGAAATCAGGTGGCCAGCCTTCTACACACCCTCTGCACTGGCCCTTACCTAGATGGGGAGAAAATTGCCCTCTGGTTCCAGACGTCTGTGATCTCAGCCTGGTCGGTGGTGCCTCAGTCCTGTCACTACAGCATGAAGgttcttccctcctgccgctcctGCAAGATGAAGCTGATGAAAGCCTCCGGGAGAAGCCTCTTTGTGGAGACGGTATTTAGTGTGCAGCAAGGTGACTCAGACATCTTCCTGAGCACCCAGCCTACAGAGGCCCAACTCCCCCCAAGCACGACATGGCTGGAGAGCtatgctgtggcagaggcaaagtTCTTCAGGCAAGTCGCCATGCAGGCCCCACCCCGCAGCTGCCACCTCAAATGCCTGCGGCTCTGTGCTCGCCTTCTGAAGGGCTCAGGCCTTTCTATCTATGCCTTGAAAACCACAGTCATGCACCTCCTGACCTTGATCCCTCTGTCAGAATGGCAGCACAAGTATCTCCTGATGCGGGTGGATGACATCATGCGCTACCTGCGCTGTTGCCTAGAGGAGAAATGCCTCAAGCACTTCTTCTTTGACAACGAGGACATGCCCAAGGAGATCTTCTTGCCCCCAGCCTTCCAAGAGGCACAGCCTCTGAAcctcttcctggcacaggatccAGCTGCTCAGACTGAGGCATTGAAGGAGTTTGATGACCTGCAATATCACCTCTACTTTGGGTTCTGA